In one window of Protaetiibacter larvae DNA:
- a CDS encoding M13 family metallopeptidase: MSDDLAADANPHTASGIALDELDPGIRPQDDLFRHVNGAWIARTEIPADKARYGSFYLLAEAAERAVRAIIEEAQQAEPGTEERKLGDLYASFLDEERIEALGWEPIRAELAEVATLGDIPAFLRALGAFERNGVGGFFGAFVDNDPGDPERYLVFLEQSGLGLPDESYYREEKFAEIRAAYLVFLERMLTLAGFDAAAERAARILELETAIASHHWDKVRTRDSQATYNPLSWSETAALAAPVPLDEWLAGLEVPAGSFDTVVVREPSFVTGLASLLTEDRLEAWRDWLRIQLIRSVAAYLHAEVVETNFDFYGKTLTGTPELRARWKRGVSFVEGAMGEAVGKVYVERHFSPDAKTSMDALVANLVEAYRASIENLDWMTDATRVRALEKLAKFTPKIGYPTKWRDYSALTVDASDLVGNVRATSAFEFARELGKIGKPIDRDEWFMTPQTINAYYNPGFNEIVFPAAILQYPFFDEARDAAANYGAIGAVIGHEIGHGFDDQGSQYDGDGRLTDWWTADDRAAFEARTAALIAQYDALEPAQLPGHHVNGALTIGENIGDLGGLGIAWKAYLLSLGGEEPPVVDGLTGAERFFLSWAQAWQIKLRDEEALRLLSIDPHSPNEFRCNQIVRNVDAFAAAFALAPGDALWLDPADRVTIW; this comes from the coding sequence ATGAGTGACGACCTTGCCGCCGACGCGAACCCGCACACCGCATCCGGGATCGCCCTCGACGAGCTCGACCCGGGCATCCGTCCGCAGGACGACCTGTTCCGGCACGTCAACGGCGCCTGGATCGCGCGCACCGAGATCCCCGCCGACAAGGCGCGCTACGGCTCCTTCTATCTGCTCGCCGAAGCCGCCGAGCGGGCCGTGCGCGCGATCATCGAGGAGGCCCAGCAGGCCGAGCCGGGCACCGAGGAGCGCAAACTCGGCGACCTCTACGCGAGCTTCCTCGACGAGGAGCGCATCGAAGCGCTCGGCTGGGAGCCGATCCGCGCCGAGCTGGCCGAGGTCGCGACCCTCGGCGACATCCCCGCGTTCCTGCGCGCCCTCGGCGCCTTCGAGCGCAACGGCGTCGGCGGGTTCTTCGGCGCCTTCGTCGACAACGACCCGGGCGACCCGGAGCGCTACCTCGTCTTCCTCGAGCAGTCCGGCCTGGGACTCCCCGACGAGTCGTACTACCGCGAGGAGAAGTTCGCCGAGATCCGCGCGGCGTACCTCGTGTTCCTCGAACGGATGCTGACCCTCGCGGGCTTCGACGCCGCGGCCGAGCGCGCCGCCCGCATCCTCGAGCTCGAGACCGCGATCGCATCCCACCACTGGGACAAGGTGCGCACCCGCGACAGCCAGGCCACCTACAACCCGCTCAGCTGGTCCGAGACGGCGGCGCTCGCAGCGCCCGTCCCGCTCGACGAGTGGCTCGCGGGCCTCGAGGTGCCGGCCGGCTCCTTCGACACCGTCGTGGTGCGCGAGCCGAGCTTCGTGACCGGCCTCGCGAGTCTGCTCACCGAGGATCGCCTCGAGGCCTGGCGCGACTGGCTGCGCATCCAGCTCATCCGCTCGGTCGCCGCCTACCTGCATGCCGAGGTCGTGGAGACCAACTTCGACTTCTACGGCAAGACCCTCACCGGCACGCCCGAGCTGCGCGCCCGCTGGAAGCGCGGCGTCTCGTTCGTGGAGGGGGCGATGGGCGAGGCGGTGGGCAAGGTGTACGTCGAGCGGCACTTCAGCCCGGACGCCAAGACCTCGATGGATGCGCTCGTCGCGAACCTCGTGGAGGCCTACCGCGCATCCATCGAGAACCTCGACTGGATGACCGACGCGACCCGCGTGCGCGCCCTCGAGAAGCTCGCCAAGTTCACCCCCAAGATCGGCTACCCGACGAAGTGGCGCGACTACTCGGCGCTCACGGTCGACGCCTCCGACCTCGTCGGCAACGTGCGGGCCACGAGCGCCTTCGAGTTCGCCCGCGAGCTGGGCAAGATCGGCAAGCCGATCGACCGCGACGAGTGGTTCATGACCCCGCAGACCATCAACGCGTACTACAACCCCGGCTTCAACGAGATCGTGTTCCCGGCGGCGATCCTGCAGTATCCGTTCTTCGACGAGGCGCGGGACGCGGCGGCCAACTACGGTGCGATCGGCGCGGTGATCGGCCACGAGATCGGGCACGGCTTCGACGACCAGGGCTCGCAGTACGACGGCGACGGCCGGCTCACCGACTGGTGGACGGCGGACGATCGCGCCGCGTTCGAGGCGCGCACGGCGGCGCTCATCGCCCAGTACGACGCCCTCGAGCCGGCGCAGCTGCCCGGCCACCACGTCAACGGCGCGCTCACGATCGGCGAGAACATCGGGGACCTCGGCGGCCTCGGCATCGCCTGGAAGGCGTACCTTCTGTCGCTCGGCGGCGAGGAGCCGCCCGTGGTGGACGGGTTGACGGGGGCCGAGCGCTTCTTCCTCAGCTGGGCCCAGGCGTGGCAGATCAAGCTGCGCGACGAGGAGGCGCTGCGGCTGCTGTCGATCGACCCGCACTCCCCGAACGAGTTCCGCTGCAACCAGATCGTGCGCAACGTGGACGCCTTCGCCGCGGCCTTCGCGCTCGCACCCGGCGACGCGCTCTGGCTCGATCCCGCCGACAGGGTCACCATTTGGTAG
- a CDS encoding serine hydrolase, translated as MPRHRAEQAEPRFSGAFSALGGLAYGGAQVSASVIDLDSDERVVSIDDRIVLPTASVGKILLLIEVSARMSDQRAPALEVLDKTSRDAVGDSGLWRHLQARTLPVADLATLVGATSDNLATNVLLREVGLDAVRERTEGLGLLRTALLDLVRDARGPDDAPQLSVGSTSELAWLFAALARGQVVDALTSSRVLGWLSLNTDLSMVASAFGVDPLSHRGVDHGLQLVNKTGSDAGVRSEAGILRGPRRGVAYAVSVQFNDGSIAARLRVLDALRTVGLDLLEYVH; from the coding sequence GTGCCGCGGCATCGCGCCGAGCAGGCGGAGCCCCGCTTCTCGGGTGCCTTCTCGGCGCTCGGGGGGCTCGCCTACGGCGGGGCGCAGGTGTCGGCGTCGGTCATCGACCTCGACTCGGATGAGCGGGTCGTCTCGATCGACGACCGGATCGTGCTGCCCACGGCATCCGTGGGCAAGATCCTGCTGCTCATCGAGGTGTCGGCGCGGATGAGCGACCAGCGCGCCCCGGCGCTCGAGGTGCTCGACAAGACCTCCCGGGACGCCGTCGGCGACTCGGGACTGTGGCGCCACCTGCAGGCGCGCACCCTGCCGGTGGCCGACCTGGCGACTCTCGTGGGGGCGACGAGCGACAACCTCGCCACCAACGTGCTGCTGCGCGAGGTGGGGCTGGATGCCGTGCGCGAGCGCACCGAGGGGTTGGGGCTGCTGCGCACCGCGTTGCTGGATCTGGTGCGCGACGCCCGCGGCCCCGACGATGCACCGCAGCTCTCGGTCGGCTCGACGTCCGAGTTGGCCTGGCTCTTCGCGGCCCTCGCCCGAGGTCAGGTGGTGGACGCGCTGACCTCCTCCCGGGTGCTCGGCTGGCTCTCGCTCAACACCGACCTCTCGATGGTGGCGAGCGCGTTCGGGGTCGATCCGCTCTCGCATCGGGGGGTCGACCACGGGCTGCAGCTCGTGAACAAGACCGGGTCGGATGCGGGGGTGCGCTCGGAGGCGGGCATCCTGCGCGGTCCGCGGCGCGGGGTCGCGTACGCGGTGTCGGTGCAGTTCAACGACGGCTCGATCGCCGCGCGACTGCGGGTGCTCGACGCCCTGCGCACCGTCGGGCTGGATCTGCTGGAGTACGTGCACTGA